The following coding sequences lie in one Desulfobacterales bacterium genomic window:
- a CDS encoding phosphoribosylanthranilate isomerase has translation MDLQNIQVKICGLTKPDESRECANLGADAIGLVFYPKSPRCVDKETAKKICKSIPDNVSTVGVFVDEDISSILEISSYCGLKAVQLHGNETNETIERLKSEGLIVIKGLFVKKPPFLKDAHQYNASSFLIELGTGNLPGGNAIAWDFELVKNFDKPFIIAGGLSLENVSDAVLKSMPDAVDVSSGVEIKHGIKNIQKVASFIQKVKNIKINRKLRRIF, from the coding sequence ATGGATTTACAAAATATACAGGTTAAAATATGCGGCTTAACTAAACCTGACGAATCTCGCGAATGCGCCAATCTTGGAGCCGATGCGATTGGTCTTGTTTTTTATCCTAAAAGCCCGAGATGTGTGGATAAAGAAACTGCAAAAAAAATTTGTAAAAGTATTCCAGATAATGTTTCTACTGTTGGAGTTTTTGTTGACGAAGATATATCGTCTATACTTGAAATATCGAGTTATTGCGGGTTAAAAGCTGTTCAGCTTCATGGAAACGAAACTAATGAAACTATTGAACGGCTTAAATCTGAAGGACTTATAGTAATAAAAGGCCTTTTTGTAAAGAAACCTCCGTTTTTAAAGGATGCCCATCAATACAATGCATCATCTTTTTTAATTGAGCTTGGAACCGGAAATCTACCGGGTGGAAATGCGATCGCTTGGGACTTTGAGCTTGTTAAAAATTTTGATAAACCTTTTATAATTGCCGGAGGGCTTTCGTTAGAAAATGTTTCAGATGCTGTATTAAAAAGTATGCCTGATGCTGTTGACGTAAGTTCTGGAGTTGAAATAAAACATGGCATAAAAAATATTCAAAAGGTCGCGTCTTTTATTCAAAAAGTAAAAAATATTAAAATTAATAGAAAATTGAGGAGAATATTCTGA
- the trpC gene encoding indole-3-glycerol phosphate synthase TrpC, whose product MKDFLSTIVEHKKHEVEGLKNILPEDIIKYEAFKIKEKRPFLEVMAKKGSSGINIIAEIKRASPSKGIICPDLDASVYASYYEKGGASAISVLTDNKYFKGSIDDLEQAKRASNLPVLRKDFIISTYQIYESKIIGADAILLIVRILSQEQLQDYLNICDELNLDALVEVYSEEDVIIAKKVNAKLIGINNRNLSSFDTDIKNAMNLASMLDDYQIPVAASGIHSRDDINKNLEFGIWNFLIGESIVKSDEPVSFLRSLLERS is encoded by the coding sequence ATGAAAGATTTTTTATCAACGATTGTTGAGCATAAAAAGCATGAAGTTGAAGGTTTAAAGAATATTTTACCTGAAGATATCATTAAATATGAGGCATTTAAAATAAAAGAAAAAAGGCCTTTTTTAGAGGTTATGGCAAAAAAAGGCTCTTCTGGAATTAATATTATAGCTGAAATAAAAAGAGCATCTCCGTCTAAGGGAATTATTTGTCCAGACCTTGATGCTTCTGTTTATGCATCATATTATGAAAAAGGCGGAGCATCAGCTATATCTGTGCTTACGGATAATAAATATTTTAAAGGTTCTATAGACGATTTAGAACAAGCAAAAAGAGCGTCTAATCTTCCTGTATTAAGAAAAGATTTTATAATCTCTACGTATCAAATTTATGAATCAAAGATTATCGGAGCTGATGCAATTTTGCTTATAGTGAGAATTCTTTCTCAAGAACAATTACAAGATTATTTAAATATTTGTGATGAACTTAATCTTGATGCCCTTGTTGAAGTTTATTCGGAAGAAGATGTTATAATTGCTAAGAAAGTTAATGCAAAATTGATAGGCATTAATAATAGAAACCTTTCTTCATTTGATACTGATATTAAAAATGCTATGAATTTAGCTTCAATGCTTGATGATTATCAGATACCTGTCGCAGCAAGCGGGATTCATAGTAGAGATGATATTAATAAAAATTTAGAATTCGGGATATGGAATTTTTTAATCGGAGAAAGCATTGTAAAGTCAGATGAGCCGGTTAGCTTTTTAAGGTCACTTTTAGAGAGGAGCTAA